The Clostridioides sp. ES-S-0010-02 genome window below encodes:
- the nifJ gene encoding pyruvate:ferredoxin (flavodoxin) oxidoreductase, translating into MAKFMKTLDGNTAAAHVAYAFTDVAAIYPITPSSTMAEVVDEWASQGRKNIFGQKVNVVEMQSEAGAAGAFHGSLQGGALTSTFTASQGLLLMIPNMYKVAGELLPGVFHVSARALASQALSIFGDHQDVMAARQTGCVLLASGSVQEVADIAPVAHLAAIEGKLPFIHFFDGFRTSHEIQKVELLENEDYASLLNFEAVQAFRDNALSPNHPVTRGTAQNPDIYFQTREASNKYYQNIVGIVEKYMEKMSDLTGRKHSLFDYYGAEDAKSILIAMGSVTETIEETIDYLNAKGEKYGLVKVHLYRPFSMKHFLDAVPSTVERICVLDRTKEPGSTGEPLYLDVRDVFYGKENAPMIIGGRYGLGSKDTTPSDIKTVFDNLVSEQPKNGFTVGIVDDVTNTSLAPSESIKIASKGTIRCKFWGLGSDGTVGANKQAIKIIGDHTEKYAQAYFDYDSKKSGGITMSHLRFGDTPIRATYLIDEADYIACHKQSYVYQYDLLKGLKKGGTFVLNTIWDQAGIEENLPAHMKQYIAKNDIKFYTVNAVKLGQEIGLGNRINMIMQSAFFKLAEIIPEEDAVKYLKDSIVKAYGKKGEKIVNMNYAAVDAGINALVKVEVPASWANAVDADKEEVKEPEFIRNILRPMTAQEGNNLPVSTFNGIEDGTFPCGTSAYEKRGIAVDVPEWVMDNCIQCNQCSFICPHACIRPVLVTEEELANAPKGFEAKKALGKGLEGLKYRIQVSPLDCTGCGNCADICPAKEKALVMKPIDTQLDTELDNWAFAVNPEEVAPKVDVMPANTVKGSQFRQPLMEFSGACAGCGETAYIKLVTQLYGDRMMISNATGCSSIWGASAPSTPYTCNHEGKGPSWANSLFEDNAEYGFGMYTAVKQIRGKIVDAMTELVSMDICEDAKAVFTEWLDSRNDGEASKVASAKVVELLEKPACDCTDEKAKELVKAIRDRKDYLVKRSQWILGGDGWAYDIGYGGLDHVLASGENVNVLVFDTEVYSNTGGQASKATPAAAMAKFAAAGKQSRKKDLGMMAMTYGNVYVAQVAMGADKNQFIKAVLEAEKHDGPSLIIAYAPCINHGLKEGMGRTVANEAQAVACGYWHLYRFNPEVKAEGKNPFTLDSKEPTASFRDFILAQVRYSAIAKQFPEEADGLFAKAEADAKERYEGYKKLAE; encoded by the coding sequence ATGGCTAAGTTTATGAAAACACTTGATGGGAATACAGCTGCAGCTCACGTTGCCTATGCATTTACAGATGTAGCAGCTATATACCCAATCACACCATCTTCAACTATGGCTGAAGTAGTTGATGAATGGGCGTCACAAGGAAGAAAAAATATATTTGGACAAAAAGTTAATGTTGTTGAAATGCAATCAGAAGCAGGAGCAGCAGGAGCATTCCACGGTTCTTTACAAGGTGGAGCTTTAACTTCTACTTTTACAGCATCTCAAGGTTTATTATTAATGATACCTAACATGTATAAAGTTGCAGGGGAGTTATTACCAGGAGTATTCCATGTAAGTGCTCGTGCTTTAGCATCTCAAGCTTTATCAATATTTGGGGATCATCAAGACGTTATGGCTGCTAGACAAACTGGATGTGTATTATTAGCTTCTGGTTCAGTTCAAGAAGTAGCTGATATAGCACCTGTTGCACATTTAGCTGCAATAGAAGGTAAATTACCATTTATACATTTCTTTGATGGATTCAGAACTTCACATGAAATCCAAAAAGTGGAATTATTAGAAAATGAAGATTATGCAAGTTTATTAAACTTTGAAGCAGTTCAAGCATTTAGAGATAATGCTTTATCTCCAAATCACCCAGTTACTCGTGGTACTGCTCAAAACCCAGATATATATTTCCAAACTAGAGAAGCTTCTAACAAATACTATCAAAATATAGTAGGTATAGTTGAAAAATACATGGAAAAAATGAGTGATTTAACAGGTAGAAAACATAGTTTATTTGATTACTATGGAGCAGAAGATGCTAAATCTATATTAATTGCTATGGGTTCTGTAACAGAAACAATAGAAGAAACTATAGATTACTTAAATGCTAAGGGAGAAAAATATGGTTTAGTTAAAGTTCATTTATATAGACCATTCTCAATGAAACATTTCTTAGATGCTGTGCCATCTACTGTTGAAAGAATATGTGTACTTGATAGAACTAAAGAGCCAGGTTCAACTGGTGAACCATTATACTTAGATGTACGTGATGTATTCTATGGAAAAGAAAATGCTCCTATGATAATAGGTGGAAGATACGGATTAGGTTCAAAAGATACTACTCCTTCAGATATAAAAACTGTTTTTGATAACTTAGTTTCAGAACAACCTAAGAATGGATTTACAGTAGGTATAGTTGATGATGTAACTAATACTTCTTTAGCTCCATCTGAATCAATTAAAATAGCTTCTAAAGGAACTATAAGATGTAAGTTCTGGGGATTAGGTTCTGACGGTACTGTTGGAGCTAACAAACAAGCTATAAAAATAATCGGTGACCACACTGAAAAATATGCTCAAGCTTACTTTGATTATGACTCTAAAAAATCTGGTGGTATAACTATGTCTCACTTAAGATTTGGTGATACTCCAATAAGAGCTACTTATTTAATAGATGAGGCTGACTATATTGCCTGTCATAAACAATCATATGTTTATCAATATGATTTATTAAAAGGTCTTAAAAAAGGTGGTACATTTGTACTTAACACTATATGGGACCAAGCAGGAATTGAAGAAAACTTACCAGCTCATATGAAACAATATATAGCTAAAAATGATATAAAATTCTATACAGTTAATGCTGTTAAACTAGGACAAGAAATAGGTCTTGGAAATAGAATAAACATGATAATGCAATCTGCATTCTTTAAATTAGCTGAAATAATACCAGAAGAAGATGCTGTTAAATACTTAAAAGATTCTATAGTTAAAGCTTATGGTAAAAAAGGTGAAAAGATAGTTAACATGAACTATGCTGCTGTTGATGCAGGAATAAATGCTTTAGTTAAAGTTGAAGTTCCAGCTTCTTGGGCAAATGCTGTTGATGCAGATAAAGAAGAAGTTAAAGAACCAGAATTTATAAGAAATATATTAAGACCAATGACTGCACAAGAAGGTAATAACTTACCAGTAAGTACATTCAATGGTATAGAAGATGGAACATTCCCTTGTGGTACTTCAGCTTATGAAAAACGTGGTATAGCTGTTGATGTTCCTGAGTGGGTAATGGATAACTGTATCCAATGTAACCAATGTTCTTTTATATGCCCTCATGCATGTATAAGACCAGTTTTAGTTACAGAAGAAGAATTAGCTAATGCTCCAAAAGGATTTGAAGCTAAAAAAGCATTAGGTAAAGGATTAGAAGGATTAAAATATAGAATCCAAGTTAGTCCACTAGATTGTACAGGATGTGGAAACTGTGCTGACATATGTCCAGCTAAAGAAAAAGCTTTAGTTATGAAACCAATAGATACTCAACTTGATACAGAGTTAGATAACTGGGCATTTGCAGTAAATCCTGAAGAGGTAGCTCCAAAAGTTGATGTTATGCCTGCAAACACTGTTAAAGGAAGTCAATTTAGACAACCATTAATGGAATTCTCAGGAGCATGTGCTGGATGTGGAGAAACTGCATACATCAAGTTAGTTACACAATTATATGGAGATAGAATGATGATATCTAATGCTACTGGATGTTCTTCTATATGGGGAGCTTCTGCACCTTCAACTCCTTATACTTGTAACCATGAAGGCAAAGGTCCATCTTGGGCAAACTCTTTATTTGAAGACAATGCTGAATACGGATTTGGTATGTACACAGCTGTTAAACAAATAAGAGGAAAAATAGTAGATGCTATGACAGAATTAGTTTCTATGGATATCTGTGAAGATGCTAAAGCAGTATTTACAGAATGGTTAGATTCTAGAAATGATGGAGAAGCATCTAAAGTAGCAAGTGCTAAAGTTGTTGAATTATTAGAAAAACCAGCTTGTGATTGCACAGATGAAAAAGCTAAAGAATTAGTAAAAGCTATAAGAGATAGAAAAGATTATCTAGTTAAGAGATCTCAATGGATACTAGGTGGAGACGGTTGGGCATATGACATCGGTTACGGTGGATTAGACCATGTTCTTGCATCTGGCGAAAATGTAAATGTACTTGTATTTGATACAGAAGTATATTCAAATACAGGAGGTCAAGCTTCTAAAGCTACTCCAGCTGCTGCTATGGCTAAATTTGCTGCAGCAGGTAAACAATCTAGAAAGAAAGACCTAGGTATGATGGCTATGACTTACGGAAACGTATATGTAGCTCAAGTTGCTATGGGTGCTGATAAAAACCAATTTATCAAAGCTGTTCTAGAAGCTGAAAAACATGATGGACCATCTTTAATAATAGCTTACGCTCCATGTATAAACCATGGATTAAAAGAAGGTATGGGAAGAACTGTAGCTAACGAAGCACAAGCTGTTGCTTGCGGATACTGGCATTTATACAGATTCAATCCAGAAGTAAAAGCTGAAGGTAAAAACCCATTCACTTTAGATTCTAAGGAACCAACTGCAAGCTTCAGAGATTTCATACTTGCACAAGTAAGATACTCTGCTATAGCTAAACAATTCCCAGAAGAAGCTGATGGATTATTTGCAAAAGCTGAAGCTGATGCTAAAGAAAGATACGAAGGATATAAAAAATTAGCTGAATAA
- a CDS encoding sporulation protein has translation MRKNIPTKLKTILALGVLTLATASSAVTASASSLENNMNISNKNLVYTNAKFKFSAKPNCSVKPELKPDKDNSCKDKNHNDKNCNITNKPNGNNNSGSTNKPEDNNNSDSTKPEDNDNSGSTNKPEDSNKPEDNNNSDSNNKPEDNNNSESNKPEDNNNSDSNNKPEDNNNSESNKPEDNNNSGSTTGNFSAYQKEVVDLVNVERSKAGLNPLTLDADVSNVATKKSQDMIDNNYFAHNSPTYGSPFDMLKKFGISYKTAGENIAMGQKTPKEVVNAWMNSEGHRKNILNPNYSKIGVGVAQKSGGSIYWTQIFVG, from the coding sequence ATGAGAAAAAATATACCAACAAAATTAAAAACTATACTAGCTTTAGGAGTGTTAACCTTAGCAACAGCTTCCAGTGCTGTTACTGCAAGTGCTTCGTCACTTGAAAATAATATGAATATAAGTAATAAAAATTTAGTATATACTAATGCTAAATTTAAGTTTTCAGCAAAACCAAATTGTTCTGTAAAACCAGAACTTAAACCTGACAAAGATAATTCTTGTAAAGATAAAAATCACAATGACAAGAATTGTAATATTACTAACAAGCCTAATGGCAACAATAACTCAGGTTCTACTAATAAACCTGAGGATAATAATAACTCAGACTCTACTAAGCCTGAAGATAATGACAATTCAGGTTCTACTAATAAGCCTGAAGATAGTAATAAACCTGAGGACAACAACAATTCAGACTCTAATAATAAGCCTGAAGACAATAATAACTCAGAATCTAATAAACCTGAGGACAACAACAATTCAGACTCTAATAATAAGCCTGAAGATAATAATAACTCAGAATCTAATAAACCTGAAGATAATAACAATTCAGGCTCTACAACTGGAAATTTTTCAGCTTACCAAAAAGAAGTTGTTGATTTAGTAAATGTAGAGAGATCTAAAGCTGGATTAAATCCACTTACTCTTGATGCTGATGTATCAAATGTCGCTACAAAAAAATCTCAAGATATGATTGACAACAACTACTTTGCACATAATTCTCCAACTTATGGTTCTCCATTTGACATGTTGAAAAAGTTTGGGATAAGCTATAAAACAGCTGGTGAAAATATAGCAATGGGACAAAAAACACCAAAAGAAGTTGTAAATGCTTGGATGAATTCTGAAGGTCATAGAAAAAATATATTAAATCCAAATTACAGTAAAATAGGTGTTGGAGTAGCACAAAAAAGTGGTGGTTCAATTTACTGGACACAAATCTTTGTAGGATAA
- a CDS encoding GntP family permease, translating to MSIIAPIGIIIGIIAIIYFSVKEIHITIAAPIATLIVVLLNKMDVVTSMLGADKNNYMGALGNYIMSYFAIFLLGSILAKFMEESGATVSIADFILNKFGSNHPYRVLVAIFIVSFILTYGGISLFVVMFAVIPLARTLFKKLDISWNLIQIPLWLGIATITMTMIPGTPAIQNVIPIQYLNTSLTAAAIPSIAGSIGCAVFGLVYMKYTLNKSLRKGETYATYTSDVEEESLDRELPGFFASIFPLLSLVVIAISGSTFGSEFMKKNVIYIALIVAIVLSAFLFRKFLSSKIQTLSIGASGSIGPIFATSSAVAFGAVIMAAPGFDIFSKLIMSIPGSPLISLTVLTSTMSAITGSSSGALGIVMPNFADYYLSTGMNPELIHRVATIASNILTIVPQSGVFLTFLSLSKLTHKTGFKETFIVVAVGSLIAEIIVITLGLLMY from the coding sequence ATGAGTATTATCGCACCAATTGGTATAATTATTGGTATTATAGCTATTATATATTTTTCAGTTAAAGAAATTCATATAACTATAGCTGCTCCAATAGCAACTTTGATAGTTGTTCTCTTAAATAAAATGGATGTTGTGACATCAATGCTGGGTGCTGACAAAAATAATTATATGGGAGCACTTGGAAACTATATAATGAGTTACTTTGCAATATTCTTGTTAGGTTCTATACTTGCCAAGTTTATGGAGGAAAGTGGAGCTACTGTATCTATAGCTGATTTTATTCTAAATAAATTTGGTTCTAATCACCCTTATAGAGTTTTAGTGGCTATATTTATAGTAAGTTTTATATTAACATATGGTGGAATAAGTTTATTTGTAGTTATGTTTGCAGTTATTCCACTTGCAAGAACTCTATTTAAAAAACTTGATATTTCTTGGAATCTTATTCAGATACCTCTTTGGCTTGGAATTGCAACAATTACTATGACTATGATTCCTGGTACACCAGCTATTCAAAATGTTATTCCTATTCAGTACTTAAACACATCTCTTACTGCAGCAGCTATACCAAGTATTGCAGGAAGTATAGGTTGTGCTGTATTTGGTCTGGTATACATGAAATATACTTTAAACAAGAGTCTTAGGAAAGGAGAAACTTATGCAACTTACACTTCAGATGTAGAAGAAGAATCTTTAGATAGAGAGTTACCAGGATTTTTTGCAAGTATTTTTCCTCTATTGTCACTTGTAGTCATAGCAATATCTGGAAGCACTTTTGGTTCAGAGTTTATGAAAAAAAATGTAATTTACATAGCTTTAATAGTTGCAATTGTTTTATCTGCTTTTCTATTCCGTAAATTTTTATCATCAAAAATACAAACATTGAGTATTGGTGCTAGTGGTTCTATAGGACCTATTTTTGCAACATCTTCTGCTGTTGCATTTGGAGCTGTAATAATGGCTGCACCAGGCTTTGATATATTCAGTAAACTTATCATGTCAATACCAGGAAGTCCACTTATAAGTCTTACTGTTTTAACTTCAACAATGTCAGCAATAACAGGCTCCTCTTCTGGGGCTTTGGGAATAGTAATGCCGAACTTTGCAGATTATTATCTAAGTACTGGTATGAACCCAGAGTTAATCCATCGTGTTGCTACAATTGCTTCAAATATATTAACAATAGTACCTCAAAGCGGTGTGTTTCTTACATTCTTGAGTTTATCTAAATTAACACATAAAACTGGTTTTAAAGAAACTTTTATTGTGGTTGCAGTTGGTTCATTAATAGCAGAAATCATTGTAATTACATTAGGATTACTAATGTATTAA
- a CDS encoding 3-hydroxybutyrate dehydrogenase, with product MVKDKVVFVTGAASGIGKQIAESFLKNGSKVVFSDINQEALDKVTSELQKEGYDCANVKCDVTKEEEINHAIDKTIEKYGRLDILINNAGLQHVAMIEDFPTDKFEFMIKIMLTAPFIATKKVFPIMKKQGFGRIINMASINGVIGFAGKAAYNSAKHGLIGLTKVAALEAADSGITVNAICPGYVDTPLVRGQFNDLSKTRNVPLENVLEEVLYPLVPQKRLLDVQEIADYAMFLASDKAKGITGQACLLDGGYTAQ from the coding sequence ATGGTTAAAGACAAAGTTGTATTCGTAACAGGAGCTGCAAGTGGAATAGGTAAACAAATAGCTGAATCATTCTTGAAGAATGGTTCTAAGGTAGTATTCTCTGATATAAATCAAGAAGCGCTAGATAAAGTTACATCAGAATTACAAAAAGAAGGTTATGATTGTGCAAATGTAAAGTGTGATGTAACTAAAGAAGAAGAAATTAACCATGCAATAGATAAAACTATAGAAAAATATGGAAGATTGGACATACTAATAAATAATGCTGGTCTTCAACATGTTGCTATGATAGAAGATTTCCCAACTGATAAATTTGAATTTATGATAAAAATAATGTTAACAGCACCTTTTATAGCTACTAAAAAAGTATTCCCTATAATGAAAAAACAAGGATTTGGTCGTATAATAAACATGGCTTCAATCAATGGTGTAATTGGATTTGCTGGTAAAGCTGCTTACAATTCAGCTAAACATGGACTTATAGGTCTAACAAAAGTTGCTGCACTTGAAGCTGCTGACTCAGGTATAACAGTTAATGCTATATGCCCTGGATATGTAGATACTCCACTTGTTAGAGGTCAATTTAATGACCTATCAAAAACTCGTAATGTACCACTAGAAAATGTATTAGAAGAAGTTCTATATCCACTTGTACCTCAAAAACGTCTACTAGATGTTCAAGAAATTGCTGATTATGCAATGTTCTTAGCTAGTGATAAGGCTAAAGGAATTACAGGACAAGCTTGCCTACTAGATGGAGGATATACTGCACAATAA
- a CDS encoding 3-oxoacid CoA-transferase subunit B, whose amino-acid sequence MDKLEIQEYIANRVSKELKDGAVVNLGIGLPTKVANYIPDEVNVILQSENGFLGLGPAESGNSSDETIVNAGGQPVTILPGGCFFDSATSFGIIRGGHVDITVLGALQVDKYGNIANYMIPGKMVPGMGGAMDLVTGAKKVIVAMEHTSKGSAKILNNCTLPLTATNAVDLIVTEMGVIEVTTDGLLLIEINPIFTLDEVLSATEAPLILSDSLNKEASII is encoded by the coding sequence ATGGATAAATTAGAAATACAAGAATATATTGCAAACAGAGTCTCTAAGGAATTAAAGGATGGAGCTGTTGTAAACCTTGGTATAGGCTTACCAACCAAAGTAGCCAATTATATTCCAGATGAGGTAAACGTTATTTTACAATCTGAAAATGGATTTCTAGGTCTAGGACCAGCTGAAAGTGGAAATTCAAGTGATGAAACTATTGTAAATGCTGGTGGTCAGCCAGTTACTATCCTTCCTGGAGGTTGTTTTTTCGATAGTGCCACTTCTTTTGGAATAATTAGAGGAGGTCATGTAGATATAACTGTTCTTGGAGCACTCCAAGTTGACAAATATGGTAACATAGCAAATTATATGATTCCAGGTAAAATGGTTCCTGGGATGGGTGGAGCTATGGATTTAGTAACTGGAGCAAAAAAAGTCATTGTAGCAATGGAACACACTTCAAAAGGTTCAGCAAAAATATTAAATAACTGTACTCTCCCACTTACTGCAACCAATGCTGTAGATTTAATTGTAACTGAGATGGGAGTTATAGAAGTAACTACAGATGGACTTCTACTTATAGAAATAAATCCTATCTTCACATTAGATGAAGTTCTTTCTGCTACTGAAGCACCTTTAATATTATCAGATTCATTAAATAAAGAGGCATCGATTATTTAA
- a CDS encoding CoA transferase subunit A codes for MNKIVSIDEALSHIKDGDTVMVGGFMANGSPENLIDYLCDKGIKDLTLVCNDTGFIDKGVGKMVVNKQFKKIIASHIGLNKETGRQMNDNETCVELVPQGTLAEQIRAAGYGLGGILTPTGIGTLIEEGKQKIVVDSKEYLLEKPIHADVALLFASKVDKAGNLVYKGSMNNFNNLMASAANITIVEAGEIVEIGDIDPNEVTTPGIFVNYIVEGGNL; via the coding sequence ATGAATAAAATAGTTAGCATTGATGAGGCTCTATCTCACATCAAAGATGGAGATACAGTAATGGTTGGTGGATTCATGGCCAATGGTTCCCCAGAAAATTTAATTGATTATTTATGTGATAAAGGTATAAAAGATTTAACATTAGTTTGTAATGATACTGGTTTTATTGACAAGGGTGTTGGAAAGATGGTTGTTAATAAGCAGTTCAAAAAGATAATTGCCTCTCACATAGGATTAAACAAAGAAACAGGAAGACAGATGAATGATAATGAAACATGTGTTGAATTAGTTCCTCAAGGAACTCTTGCTGAACAAATTCGTGCAGCTGGTTATGGCTTAGGTGGAATACTAACACCAACTGGCATTGGTACTCTTATAGAAGAAGGAAAGCAAAAGATTGTTGTCGATAGTAAAGAATATCTTCTTGAAAAACCAATTCATGCTGATGTTGCTCTTTTATTTGCTTCAAAGGTAGATAAAGCAGGTAACTTAGTTTACAAAGGTTCTATGAATAACTTTAATAATTTAATGGCTTCAGCTGCTAATATTACAATAGTCGAAGCAGGCGAAATTGTTGAAATAGGTGATATCGACCCAAATGAAGTTACTACACCAGGTATTTTTGTGAATTACATCGTTGAAGGAGGTAATTTATAA
- a CDS encoding acetyl-CoA C-acetyltransferase: MKDVVIVSAVRTPIGNFGGVFKNTSAVQLGVVAVKEAISRIKLDLSEIDEVIIGNVLQAGLGQNVARQIAINSGIPSSVPSYTVNKLCGSGLKSIQLAAQSIIAGENDVVIAGGTENMSQSPYIIPTARFGSKMGNVTMVDSMLTDGLIDAFNQYHMGITAENVADKFRITREMQDKIALESQNKAEEAIKNNRFKDEIVPVEAAINHREIKTIDTDEYPKLGMTSEILSKLKPAFKKDGTVTAGNASGINDGAAMMILMSQQKADELGLKPLATIKSYASSGVEPEIMGTGPIPATKKALEKVGLNINDIDLIEANEAFAAQALAVKNELQIDSSKLNVNGGAIALGHPIGASGARVLVTLIYEMQKRKVETGLATLCIGGGQGIAMIVSR, encoded by the coding sequence ATGAAAGATGTAGTAATTGTATCAGCAGTAAGAACACCTATAGGAAACTTTGGTGGCGTATTTAAAAATACTTCTGCTGTTCAACTTGGAGTTGTAGCTGTTAAGGAAGCTATATCACGTATAAAACTTGATTTATCTGAGATAGATGAAGTGATAATTGGAAATGTTCTACAAGCAGGTCTTGGACAAAATGTTGCTAGGCAAATTGCCATAAACTCAGGTATACCGAGTTCTGTACCAAGTTACACAGTAAATAAATTATGTGGTTCAGGACTTAAAAGTATTCAACTAGCAGCTCAATCAATTATAGCTGGTGAAAATGATGTAGTAATTGCAGGTGGTACTGAAAATATGAGTCAATCACCTTACATTATTCCTACTGCTCGTTTTGGTAGTAAAATGGGCAATGTTACTATGGTAGATAGTATGCTAACAGATGGTCTTATAGATGCTTTCAATCAATATCATATGGGAATTACTGCCGAAAATGTTGCTGATAAATTTAGAATTACAAGGGAAATGCAAGATAAAATAGCACTAGAAAGCCAAAATAAAGCTGAAGAAGCTATAAAAAACAATCGTTTTAAAGACGAAATTGTTCCAGTAGAAGCTGCAATAAATCATAGAGAAATTAAAACTATTGATACAGACGAATATCCAAAATTAGGCATGACATCTGAAATACTATCCAAGCTTAAACCTGCCTTTAAAAAAGATGGTACTGTAACAGCTGGAAATGCATCAGGAATCAATGATGGTGCAGCAATGATGATACTAATGAGTCAACAAAAAGCAGATGAACTTGGGCTTAAGCCGCTTGCTACAATAAAATCATATGCATCATCTGGTGTAGAACCTGAAATAATGGGAACTGGTCCTATTCCTGCAACTAAAAAAGCACTAGAAAAAGTAGGTCTTAATATTAACGATATAGACTTGATAGAGGCGAATGAAGCATTTGCGGCACAAGCACTTGCAGTTAAAAATGAACTTCAAATAGATTCGTCTAAACTAAATGTAAATGGTGGTGCAATAGCACTAGGACATCCAATAGGAGCAAGTGGAGCTAGAGTACTTGTAACCCTTATTTATGAAATGCAAAAACGTAAAGTAGAAACTGGCCTTGCAACACTTTGTATTGGTGGTGGTCAAGGAATAGCAATGATAGTTTCACGATAG
- a CDS encoding LysR family transcriptional regulator, whose protein sequence is MDIKQLKYFVEIVKSGFNLSIASKTLHISQPALSQIIKTFEENENVYLFERYKGRLNGLTPAGERFYVNAENIINEYKNMMEDLREDSVQFKGKVRIGIPPLILGIAFSDVVAQLVANNPDIEFDIVEKGAYDLSRMLILQELDYAVLLHPHKIDRSVVTEHVLQEDELTAFLNINHHLAKKNKIDWNDLNEELLAIFNPTFMIHHKLMQKFTDEKVKLKRYIMSGSWDFLLLSTTNSDFITILPSPVHDFFENSQIIEKPFNDPITWKVVLCRPKKERYSHVDEHVFKFIIDFFSKKNL, encoded by the coding sequence ATGGATATAAAACAGTTAAAATATTTTGTTGAAATAGTGAAATCTGGTTTTAATTTATCAATTGCATCAAAAACTCTTCACATATCTCAACCAGCCTTAAGTCAAATTATAAAAACCTTTGAAGAAAATGAAAATGTATATTTATTTGAGAGATATAAAGGCAGGTTAAATGGCTTAACTCCAGCAGGAGAAAGATTTTATGTAAATGCAGAAAATATTATAAATGAATATAAAAATATGATGGAGGATTTGCGAGAAGATTCTGTTCAGTTTAAAGGGAAAGTTAGAATAGGAATACCACCACTTATACTTGGAATAGCTTTTTCTGATGTAGTTGCACAATTAGTTGCAAACAATCCAGACATAGAATTTGATATAGTAGAGAAGGGGGCATATGATTTAAGTAGAATGCTTATTTTGCAGGAATTAGATTATGCAGTTCTTTTACATCCACATAAAATTGATAGGAGTGTAGTAACAGAACATGTACTTCAAGAAGACGAACTTACAGCATTTTTAAATATAAATCATCATCTCGCAAAGAAAAATAAAATAGATTGGAATGATTTAAATGAAGAACTGCTTGCAATATTTAATCCTACATTTATGATACATCATAAATTAATGCAAAAATTTACTGATGAAAAAGTTAAACTTAAGAGGTATATTATGTCTGGTTCTTGGGATTTCTTGTTGTTGTCAACTACAAACTCTGACTTTATAACTATTTTACCATCACCAGTACACGATTTTTTTGAAAATAGTCAAATTATAGAAAAACCATTTAATGACCCTATCACATGGAAGGTTGTGTTATGTAGACCTAAAAAAGAGCGTTATAGTCATGTAGATGAACATGTATTTAAATTTATTATAGATTTCTTTAGTAAAAAGAATCTATGA